One region of Triticum aestivum cultivar Chinese Spring chromosome 6B, IWGSC CS RefSeq v2.1, whole genome shotgun sequence genomic DNA includes:
- the LOC123133955 gene encoding tubby-like protein 4 encodes MAATPPKREPLAPLSCNAAADTPAAAARPRAPAVSAEKENLGAANLGPGKEEKRATPAAAKAAPLRPSSLQARMEGEEAPLATATAAGLPVFVGPRRRELLPPPPPPASSSYEAWDLSDNEAAPAASWATLPNRALLCRPLPLDVGRCTCVVVREKATGARGVALYSLYTNEGQGRQDRKLAVARHRRRRGRSEFIVAQNQDGVFCSSDKNFLGTMGANLVGSKYQIWGQGNRVDELKSQSKRLLGVIAFAPTITTLTGSFRSMRAWIPKNQSMQLRTNSSAQIQHVSGLPKDWQEKRSRADQLCSRSPFYNNMTKRYELDFRERVGRMGYKVQTSVKNFQMTLEENGRQTILQLGRVGKSKYIMDFRYPLTGYQAFCICLASMDSKLCCTL; translated from the exons ATGGCAGCCACGCCGCCCAAGAGGGAGCCCCTGGCCCCCCTCAGCTGCAACGCGGCCGCAGACACGCCTGCGGCTGCCGCGCGGCCACGCGCGCCGGCGGTCTCCGCCGAGAAGGAGAACCTGGGCGCGGCCAATCTCGGCCCCGGCAAGGAGGAGAAGAGGGCGACGCCTGCTGCCGCTAAGGCGGCGCCGCTGAGGCCGTCGTCGCTGCAGGCCCGCATGGAGGGCGAGGAGGCGCCGTTGGCGACCGCGACGGCGGCGGGGCTTCCCGTGTTCGTCGGGCCGAGGAGGAgggagctgctgccgccgcctccgccgccggcgtcGTCGTCCTACGAGGCGTGGGACCTCTCCGACAACGAGGCGGCGCCGGCCGCGTCCTGGGCCACCCTGCCCAACAGGGCGCTGCTGTGCCGCCCGCTGCCGCTCGACGTCGGGAGGTGCACCTGCGTCGTCGTCAGGGAGAAGGCCACCGGGGCCAGAGGGGTGGCGCTCTACTCGCTCTACACCAAC GAGGGGCAGGGGCGGCAGGACCGGAAGCTGGCGGTGGCCCGGcaccggaggaggagagggaggtcgGAGTTCATCGTCGCGCAGAACCAGGACGGCGTCTTCTGCAGCTCCGACAAGAACTTCCTCGGGACTATGGGTGCCAATCTTGTTGGATCCAAGTACCAGATTTGGGGCCAG GGGAACCGGGTCGATGAGCTGAAGAGCCAGTCCAAGCGGCTCCTCGGCGTTATCGC ATTTGCCCCTACTATTACTACGCTCACGGGGAGTTTCAGAAGCATGAGGGCATGGATCCCCAAGAACCAGTCCATGCAGTTGAGGACCAACAGTTCTGCTCAG ATTCAGCACGTCAGTGGGCTTCCAAAGGATTGgcaggagaagaggagcagagctgACCAACTCTGCTCAAGATCACCTTTCTACAACAAT ATGACAAAGCGCTACGAACTAGATTTCAGAGAGAGGGTAGGGAGGATGGGATACAAGGTGCAGACATCAGTGAAGAACTTCCAGATGACTTTGGAG GAGAATGGAAGGCAGACAATCTTGCAGCTCGGTAGGGTCGGGAAGTCCAAGTACATAATGGATTTCAG ATACCCCTTGACTGGCTACCAAGCATTCTGCATCTGCTTGGCGTCGATGGACTCCAAGCTGTGCTGCACGCTGTGA